The genomic DNA CTCTTTAGCCGAGGAGAGTTTGAGAGACCAGAActgggctgagagggagggaTGGGCGGGTTGTTAGAGATTTGGGAGTTGCCATCAACATTCTGACTACCCCTCCAGGCTGTTCAGATGCATATCCCTGCGGCAGGgtctggaggtggggcagggggttGATATGGGTATGGAGGATCTATCCCTTCTGTGTTTTACCCTTAAACACTGTGTTTATAACTGAGGAGGAGTGTAACCTTGGGCTTCTCTGAGGAGACTCCAACCCAGAGCAGTAGAAGCCCTGTGGAGATATCTACCTTATGGTACCTCTGTCGGttaatctttttctctcccctaccTGGATGAACCAAAGATGAGATAAAGCTAAAACGGATCCTGCTGGGTAAGTACACATCGGCTCCGAAGGTGAATACAGGATCTGGCAGGTTGAGGATCATGTGGGAGAGATGAAAGGCAGACAAACAGACTGACTGTGGTTCCCATGATGTCCCCCAGCCCCAAATTCCTCTCTTCCAATATCCCTGTGAGCCGTGAGCAGGGGAAGAAGGTATTATTTAAAGAAGAAGTTTTCATCTCAACGCAGAGCTCAGGTCTGTGCATTAGGGAAGCATTCTCAGGAGGGACCTGCAGAGTGAGGGCCAGCCCCCCGTCCATGCCACCTAGACCCTCAGTCTGCATGCACCCAGCTCAGGGAGGCCAGAGCTATGATTCCAGAGTGCGTCCCTGTGCCGAGGGCACTGCACACAGCCTCAGCACTCTGGACCTCCAGCCCGCTGCTCTCCAGAGGAGAGGTCTGGGACCCAGATCTCTTTCTGAGCCTGCCTTAGTCCCACCCTAAAgcaaggagggaggtggggaggccaAAGGTTTCATTGCGGGGCCTGGGATGGGGGTTGGTGAGCAAGCAGAGAGCCTTTCCTGAATGAGGGGGCCTCCACAATTTGCAAGGCCCGGggcaaaaggaaaatgcaggcccccttgttcaaaaattattaagaatttcaagatgatggCAGCAGTGCATTGAACAGAGTGCAGAGCTCTTCTGAAGTGCAGAGGCCGCCTGTCCATGAAACCAGCCCTGGCAGAGCCCCACATCAGCTAATGCCTGCTCACCCCATCCCCCAGGCAGCTCTCTGATGGGAGACAAGTCCCCCCAACACTCTGAGGCAGAGCCCCCCCTGCAGGATGGGTCCCTGCCCTGGCGGCTCTTCCAGGGTCTGGATCTCAGGGCCAGCCACGAAATGATCTACCCCCAGGTAGATCAGCCCAGCCTGAACTGAAAGCGCACCAGGAGCAGGCACGGCCGAATTCAGTCTCTGATTCCTCAGTTCCTAGCACACCACTGCACACAGCAGACTCATAAAAGGTAGATGAACTGAACTAAGGACTCTCCAATGTCACTCGGGTTTCCCTCCTCAGTTGTACAGCTCCAGGTGTCCTTCAAAAcaattctcctctctcttttcccacaCAATCAACTTTCATTCACATTAAcggtaatttttcattttttattcaacCAACAAGTCTTCTCAAGCCCACAGGGTCTCATCCCTTCCCCAACAACCTGCTCCCCACCAGCCTACACCTGCCTGTCGTCCCAAACCCAACACCCTGGCTTCTTCCATCTAGTCCCCTTCAGTCGTCCACCCCAGTCTTCCACCGGTCAGGAGGGTTAGAGCCTTGGCTATCACTGTGCCCCTGCCTTTGAATCTGCATTCCAGATCCCCCTGTGTGGCTCGACACCACAGCCCCCACCACCACTGAGAAGGGCAGATGGGTTTTTGTAATGAGTGGGCTGCGGGGGAAGGGTATATCCAAGCGCCTGGTGCTGAATTCTGGGGCGCTCCACCAGGGAGACAGACCCGTGTGGGTTGGAGGGTTTGAGGATCAGTGAGAGGTGGGATGTGGCATGACATACCTCTTCTGCTGCAGCATATGGGCCTCGTCCACCTGCTGATCCCAGTCTTGCTCTCTGACCAGCCAGGAGGTCAGAAATGTCTGGAGTTGGATCCAGGGTCCTCTTGCCTCCGCTGGAGGAGCCCCCATGTCTTCTCCTTTCAGGCACTGGCAGGTTATGAGAATGTGGTAAAAGGAGCAGGTTTAGGGCTCTGCAGCAACTGAGGAGGAGGCGGGGTCTGTTTGGAGTTGGGACTGAGAGCGAGTATTTCTCCTGTGCGACTTGCTTGTGCAGAGTGCAGtgtgaggctgtgtgtgtgtgcactgagGGGACTGCAGGCCCTGCCAGCAGAGGGGAGTTTCATCTGGAGGGGGAGGAGCTCTTTCTGGAGCAAGGCCCTGGGGTACAGGGCCTGCCCTAGAGCccgagggaagagggagagaactTAATTCCTGGCAGTAGTCTGAGGGGGCCAGACcgaggggtggggctgaggaaTCCAGACAGGCAGCAAGGATAGAACCCTGAAAGTGAGTCAAGAAAGGTGAGTGGTCAGTGGGACACATGAGAGAGGGAAGTAAAGCCTTCCAGCTCTTACTCAGTCAGGtcctggtttgaatcctgaccgTCGGCCATTACAACTCAGTTAATAAGCTTTCTGCACCTCTGTCTGCTGATCTGTAAAATCGGCATAATACTCATACTCTCCTGGAAGTGTTGGTAAAGCGTGATGGTAAGAGCTTGTAGGGagctggaaatggccaccccaagatatgtctctttggcatcaggattatttgaggctgattgcttttgataaactgggacagggaaggaggctctgaggaatggaacttgccctttgttaggacacatttacatttgaaggtaaatctctatctgtaaaaggtgcctccctctctgtaccaggaagaagaaaggagaggaccttctctctagaaactcttaatcgatgccaaaggcaaggacttaaatctgcattttattgtgcttctctggtaacctcctgtaactaacttccctccccctcccaacgttggcatttctttaaggattaagcatctttccttaggctaggaactgattgctgtgctcacctgtgactgcccagctccagacaatagacttgcctcctgctacgcccaccgagatagcagaccactacctgctgtgtccatcaagtgccaacagggcaatcttgtgactattgtgggagggacatttcaaccatatgtgaaacaccctgtttgggggtatataaccactctgtgcaccccacttcttcggtgccctttcttcctttgggaagaaaggccctgggccatggttcctcataaagctttgtttaattttctcttgctattctgtctcatgtgaatttaattcgttctccggccagacgaacccccatttgggaagaggaaatgtcttccttccctacaagCTCAACCACCATTGATTCTCCTTCAGGGATGGTCTCAGAATCCCCCAGGGGCTGCTTCTCCGAGTTGTGGTCACCTCTGTCGTCAACCCTGCAGCCTCACCTCACAGGAATTTCCAGGTCACCCCCCTCCATGAGAAGCCCAGAAGTGACTCCTCTTCCCCTGCAGCTTCGTGGATCCCTCAGTTAGAGGAGACCCCCAGAGGGCCCTGTGTTTCCACAGAGGTTGAACAGCAGGGACTGAGTGGAGGTGGATGATGAAGAAATCTTGATTCCATGTTTGGGACTCTCCAGGAACGAGACAGCAGGAGGAATGAGTACAGTCAAGACAGTGTTATGTTAGTTAATGATATAATAGTTTCTATCTCTTCCTGATTGTTTTCAAAGAGGTGTACACATATGATTGAATTGTGGTCATTCAATAGACCTATGAGGTACATGGGAACACGCTGAGGGGTCTCTGTTTcaaaaatgagaagacagaacACAGAGCAGGAGGGTGATTACCCACAGCTAGATGCAAAATGGGGACTGGGTTTAAAGTTGGAATCTTAGCTCAAAACACCTGTCAGACCTTTTTGCTTCTTGGGAGCCTTCTGCCTATAAAGACGTGAGAGACATGGGTTGAGATGGGCTGTGGACCCTCTCCCTTGGGGTCTTCAGGAGAGGGGATCTTCCCCTTTTGCTGGAAGAATGAGAGTGCTTCTCTAGAGACTGAAGGATGGACAAAATAACCTTTAGTGTAAGAcaagaattgaaaggaaaataaataaggaaagaaagagtagaTACCTAGGCAAGGAGAAAGCATGCTCTCACCCAGGGTGTGGGGAGATGctggctgggaaggaggagggggtcaCCTTGTGAGATATTTTTCTGCATTGTTGGGGGTTGGGGCAGTGTGGGGTGGTAATGACCTCTGAAGCCTTGCGACTTCCAGTCTAAGGAGATGGAGGGATCGATAAGGTTAAGGTGGGGGTTGTAGATGCCCTGATAAGCAGGGGCTGGCAGAGGAAACACTCAACCCATTAAGCTAatcctggagggggtgggggcggggaggggctggcctggtcagAGCCGCACAGAGCAGGTGCACTGGGGCTTCGCCATCAAGGGCAAGGTGCCCAATCTGGGAGGAGGAAAGCAGGGCCCAGTGAGTGGGCCCCCACCTCTGGATCTTCACTGTCTCACTTGCTCTTCTCTGCCTGCACTGTCCTCTCAAATGGGAGGGGCATGTATGAGTTGCCCAAGGGGGACCCAGCTGTACCACCTATCCCAGCTGGTGGCTGGAGCTTTAGAAACTCCTTCCTAATCTTTGAggagttcccttctcttctctcctctggctTTCCTGCCCACTACTCCTTCACCTTTGTCATATTCCACATCACcatcctatttttctcttttctcctctcattcttcTCCATACTCCTTCAGCCTTCTGCAGGCAAGGACACCTACAATCTCTGTCAGGTAGCAGCTTCCCAGCCCAATGATGCCTCAGAGTCCAGCATGAGTCAGTAATGCCTCCCAGGTGTCCAGGAGGAGCAGTCGGGAGCATCTCACTATGCTGTCAGGTCCCAGAACCCCTAGGTGCCAAAGCAGCCAGACCTCTAATTCTGATGTGATAAGGAGGAGGAAAACACATAGTAGCTGCAtattatttttcaggaaatatCCTCCCACCCCACATGGCCAGAGCCATAAAGGGAAAGGATTTGAATACTatactttaaaacattaacaGTGATTATCATTGGATGGTGGAATtattagcttttttgtttttcatatattttttaacatttttgtaccAGGCAAAAAACTTAAAGGGATTCTTGGTTTCCTGCAAGAATTTATCTTTTCTCAGCAAGGGGAGTCGGGCAGGTGGGAGGCATGGAAATGGAGGTAATGGTGCTCAGTACAACCCGGTTCTTTCCATACCAGCCTGCCCTGTAAGACACTCCCCACTCCCAGGCACCCTCCCCGTCGACACCCCCAGAGCTGGAGATGGCTTCTATTTTAGCTGGGAGCCAGGAGGCTCCTCCCCTGAAATAGCCCGGGGGagattagtgattttttttcacccaAGCATCATTCCCTGGGCCGACAGACAGGTCAATGAGTGCAAGGTGGCGGTGAGCAAGGTCATCTGCTTACTTGAATCTTTCCTCCCCCACTGCCAAGTGACCTCCTGTACCACTCCCCAGCCACCCTCTCACCTGTTTGGATCATGCACAGCCCAAGACTTGAGGATCTTCATTTCTGCATCTGATTTGGGCTTCATCCTGTGAAAGCCACTTTCCTTCGAGGAAGGCTGCATGGAAGAGTGGGAAGATGTGATATTCAGAATCACAAGAGTTGATCGAGGATCCTGCTCTGCCCCTTATATTCTGTGTGATCTTGAGTAGGAAAGTCATTTCTTCTGTGaacctcaacttcctcatctttaTAATTGGCATCATAAAACTGTTACTTTGAGTCCTGGTTGCTATGAAGATCTAGTGATATAATGGATGTGAAAGTATTTCACAAACTCAAGTCATTTTTGTTGTTCTCCACAAGATGACCCACTATGGTCATCCTAGAAGCCTCTGTTGTCCCCAGCTGGCTACTCTCCACTCTCCTGCCTGGCCATGGAACTCTCTAGTGAGCTGGAACAAGGGTCAGGCCCATGGCTGTGATGTCACAGAGCTCATGAAGTCAGAGGTCCtatggaaaggaagggaagaaatcgGCGCTGGGAAGGGGTAAGGGCCAGGACGGGGAcaagagagggaggtggggggagcccACTGTGCACACTGTGCACCAGGGAGTAGGGAGGACTGAAGGCCGCAGATGGGCAGGCCCATGActtccctgggctcccagctcTGCAGGGCAGCATTCCTGGCAGCCATCCTGCTGCTGCTGCGGGTGAAGGAGGTGAGGCCTCAGAAAGGGAGTCCAAGCCCCGACGAGAggagtcagaaagagaaaacaccatCCACAGGTAGGTAGAGACAAGGGAGGCAACATGGGGAGCTAGGAATCAGACCTCTTTGCAGTCAGGCCCAGATTACTTACCAGGTCAGAATGAAATCTAAGATCGATTTGGGTTATGGGAAATAATCCCAGTCCCCTGTTATTGTAGTATGAAAGCATCATGTAGCGTCTAAAGCAGGGGCTGTCAGCCAGGGCCATATTCAGGGGCACACCATGGGCTAGTTGAAATTGCAAGTGGCTTTCCTGTGTATGAGCACAGGTGCATTTTTCTGAGAAGAGGGTCCTTGGTTTTCATCCTTTTCTAAGGTGGTCCTTCACTCCCCAGATGGTATAGCACTTTGGAGGAGGCAGTCGGAGTTGGAAATGAGGTGTGCATGCACTTGAGTTGGGGCGGTGGTTGCACTCAGACCAGAAGAGAACTCCACATGGAGCATCACCTCTCTGATCAAGAATAAGGATATAGGTGGTTGAGCTAAAGCCCCAGGCCCTAACTCTCTCCATATTCTCCAACTTTCCCTTTCTGGTGCAGGCCAGCGGTAGGGTAGCGGCAGGGTAGGGTCAGTCCTCTCAGTGCTTTCCCCTCTCCCCTGTTCCAGACCAGGTTCAAGAGCAGTTCGAAGAGCACTTTGTGGCCTCCTCAGTGGGTGAGATGTGGCAGTTGGTGGACATGGCCCAGCAAGAGGAGGACATGACATCAGAGACGGCAGCTGTTCATGACCACCTATTTGACCTAGCCTTCTGCTTTAATCTGGCCAGCATTATAGTTTTTTTATGAGGGACATTGAGGCTGAGGTGGTGGCCTGGTTCCTGGATGAGGACCTAGATGTCTACCTCCGCTTCATGATAGCTTACTGACCCTCTCTCTCAACTGGGCTCCAGGTCAGTACTCCCAAGGGAGACCTACACACAGCTAACTGCCCCTTGCCAGTGGTCCTTTACCTCAGGATGCAGCATCAGAGAGATCCTGGAGCTGGCCTTTCAATTGTCCATCGCCACTGCCTGATTGCCTCCCCACACTCTGAGCTCCGTCTCCTAGGGCCAGGGACACCAgacccctgccctctctcccacaCTTCTCCTGGCTTTGTTCAAAACAGCAGATTAGGAGGAGGAGGCAACAACAGTAAAAGTAATAGCAATAAAATCTTGACAACAATCGGGGGCAGCTTTCTGAGCTTCACCAAAGCCCTTTTGTGTCCAACTAGTCCGTTTAATCGCCCAACCTTTGGCCCACTGACCTTTAGACCCACCAGTTCACCAGTCAttggttctttccttttcctgtgtcTATGAAACTCTACATAGCATTTTCTCCCCTTATCTTTTCTGACTTCTAGGCATAAAATGTAGCAGGAAAGAGTCATTAAGAGACAGGCAGAAGCCAAAcgctagtttttatttttggaacaaaAGGTGAGAGGAGATATTTCCATGATTCCATGGAGGGACGGTGAGATGTTGATAAATCTGTTAGATCTGTATTGAGGTCTCTTTGGTAGCCAGGTTACCAGAGTGGGCAGTGGCTGGAAGGGTTCATGAGGGCACCACGTGGACAGCGGAAATATCTGGCAAAGTCTGGGATGTTGCTGAGGGGCCCGTGGATTCGAAGGGTGGGAGGGCTGTGAGTGTCCTGAGAATCCTGGGTGCTGGGATCCCCACACATCacctggggaggaagagaggtcCACACAGGTAAGGAGAATAGCAGGGTAGATCAGGGTCAGTAGGACAAAGCAGACCTGGAGACTAGGAGCTGACTAGGGacatcagagaaagaagagagcaaggaTAGGAACAAAGGGTCTCGCAAAGAGAGGAAGAGTATTTGCCACTTGCAGGTCATTTAATCTGTCAGTAGGGTCTGGGGGAGGGCCTGGCCATGTAATCAGACCATTTGTAAGTAACTGAGAGGTGAGGTGTGTTGAAAGAACTCTGTGAGGGGGTCTTTAGGTGCACTGAGGAATTAGGAGCAGTGCCTGTTGAGGGACACATGGTACTTAAGGGGTTATGTCAGGTGGGGCCCACACCTGGGGGCAAGGTCTCTGAGGAGGAATGTGGTCTATAGACAGTTTATTAAGGGTCATTTTTATGGGGTCTGGATTTCtaggagaagaaatgagagaagaaaaatgttgggCTCATCTCAGGGAGGGATTTGGaagtaattttttcattttttttttttggaggtgCTGAATTTGGTAGATGAATTTGTAGTAGCATGAAAGCAAAGTCCCGAGAGGGTGTGTGTGAAAGGCTGACAGTGGGCACATCTGCATCAGAGGGCTGGGGGCATTTAGGAGAAGATGTCACATAGAAGAGAGATTCTTTGAGCATTAACAATGGGGTATTTATCTGACACGAAGCACGCTGTGAGAGTTGGCAGCTGCCTACCTGGGCATAGCTTCGGAAGAAGAGTTGCTGGGGGCTGAGGTTCAGGTTGGGCAGGACAGTCTCCCCGCGGTGCCATAATAGCCTCTTTCTATATGCCTAGATATGGGGGTGCAATGGAGAGTAGTCCTTAGGCTCCAGACCCATGGCCATTTGCAAGTCTGATGCCCTACACACAACTCCCGAAACCAGCTCATGGCCCTTTTCCCCAAGTTCTGCACTGACACACTGGTGTGAGCCTGGTGAAAATGTACTTGCCAGAAGAACTATGGATATCCTAGAAAAGAGGGATCTATTGTGTAGGAGGGGCATCCCCAAGATGCCATCTGTTCAGTGGCAATGTGAAGGCCAGAAAGCTTTGTATTGTTTGCATGAGAAGTGGTAGAACGAAAACTTGGGGACAGAGTGTTTATTCTGCAGGCAAAAAGAGATCCTAACCCTTAGGATGTGAGTTACCTTTAGTGCAATAACTAGCCCCCCTGTGTCTGCAGCATTCTCCAGGAGTGTGCGGGAGCCATTGAAGGAGACTCCTCTGGGTAATGGAAAGGCAGCATAGAGGTGCTCCAGGCACAGCAATGCCCCCTGTAGGGCACGGGTGTCACAGGCTGGGCAGCCTCCAGGGAGTACTGTTGAAAATGGGGCAGGAGAATGAAATGGTGAGGTATGGTGCAAGGGTAAGTGCATAGGGGTACCACAGACAGAGCTGGCTCCCAGGAGCATTGCAAAGGTTTCAGTACTGTCCCACCTGGAGCCTTTGCATaacctccctttctcctcctctcggCCTCCTTTGGGGCCTTCACCTGGATTCCCAATGGCCCCATTCCCAATGGCCCACTGTTACCCACAGAGCTTGTAGAAGACATGCAACAGCTCATGGGCCATAATGCTGCCAGCAGCGCCAAAGTTCACAGCTCTGCAGAGAAAACGGTGTGTCTTACCTCCAGAATCCTTCAAAGTTTTTGACTCCAATTCGCCAACAACAAGTGCGATCCATCATAATATTTTTTCATCACTTTTGGGAaacttcctccccaccctcagagaATGGCCCATACCTGGGGTAGCCAGGGTGAAAGAACGGGGGTTGGAAGAGTCCGGCAGGGAAGACCACCACATGGTCAGATATTGAGTAGTAAGCATTGACCTCCCAGGGAAGCACCTGCCACCTGGGGGAAGGGCATATGAACACCAGCTCCATCATTTATTGCCCTCCTCACCAGACATACGCAGTCCCTCCCAACTACTATCTCTGTTCGTGTTTCCCTGAGACCCCAGCTTGCTTTCGTGTGAATTTTTGATGGATATCTGTGGAATGCAGTGTCCGTGTCTCCCTCGCTCTCATACCTGTGGTGAGGAGAAGGCTGTAAGAAGCTCTGGATAATTCTAGCTCGGAGGGATCGGACACAGCTCAGGTGGGACTGCAGGTAGCTGGATCCAAGTTGTatctggaggaggcaggaggtgactcggacacacagagacagataGAGATGCACGTTGACATGCCCTGAGGGGTACATTTGAACCCAAACAGA from Equus quagga isolate Etosha38 chromosome 8, UCLA_HA_Equagga_1.0, whole genome shotgun sequence includes the following:
- the LLCFC1 gene encoding sperm-egg fusion protein LLCFC1, which translates into the protein MGRPMTSLGSQLCRAAFLAAILLLLRVKEVRPQKGSPSPDERSQKEKTPSTDQVQEQFEEHFVASSVGEMWQLVDMAQQEEDMTSETAAVHDHLFDLAFCFNLASIIVFL